One Dreissena polymorpha isolate Duluth1 chromosome 9, UMN_Dpol_1.0, whole genome shotgun sequence genomic window carries:
- the LOC127845287 gene encoding lipopolysaccharide-induced tumor necrosis factor-alpha factor homolog isoform X3, producing the protein MYLISLNIPNERVLRYELYDGGPSTIFRITSKQQTIYVQGPPIIIQIFRDTPVRIQCQYCQAEVFTATHHENGAVTWLACLGIMLVLPLGCCLIPFFIDGTKDVVHTCPNCYQEVGKWSRL; encoded by the exons ATGTACTTAATAAGTTTAAATATACCAAATGAGCGTGTTTTACG ATACGAACTATATGATGGCGGACCCTCCACCATATTCAGAATTACGAG CAAACAACAGACGATCTACGTTCAAGGACCACCAATAATCATTCAGATCTTCCGGGATACTCCTGTCCGAATACAGTGCCAGTACTGTCAAGCGGAAGTGTTCACAGCTACTCACCACGAAAATGGTGCCGTCACGTGGCTCGCGTGTTTAGGCATAATGCTTGT ACTGCCATTAGGCTGTTGCCTTATACCTTTCTTCATTGACGGTACCAAAGACGTCGTTCATACCTGCCCTAACTGTTACCAGGAGGTTGGCAAGTGGAGTCGTTTATAG
- the LOC127845287 gene encoding LITAF domain-containing protein-like isoform X1, whose translation MSVFYGKYDTNYMMADPPPYSELRDERCPISPGKSKQQTIYVQGPPIIIQIFRDTPVRIQCQYCQAEVFTATHHENGAVTWLACLGIMLVLPLGCCLIPFFIDGTKDVVHTCPNCYQEVGKWSRL comes from the exons ATGAGCGTGTTTTACGGTAAATacg ATACGAACTATATGATGGCGGACCCTCCACCATATTCAGAATTACGAG ATGAAAGATGTCCTATTTCTCCTGGTAAAAGCAAACAACAGACGATCTACGTTCAAGGACCACCAATAATCATTCAGATCTTCCGGGATACTCCTGTCCGAATACAGTGCCAGTACTGTCAAGCGGAAGTGTTCACAGCTACTCACCACGAAAATGGTGCCGTCACGTGGCTCGCGTGTTTAGGCATAATGCTTGT ACTGCCATTAGGCTGTTGCCTTATACCTTTCTTCATTGACGGTACCAAAGACGTCGTTCATACCTGCCCTAACTGTTACCAGGAGGTTGGCAAGTGGAGTCGTTTATAG
- the LOC127845287 gene encoding LITAF domain-containing protein-like isoform X2, translated as MSVFYDTNYMMADPPPYSELRDERCPISPGKSKQQTIYVQGPPIIIQIFRDTPVRIQCQYCQAEVFTATHHENGAVTWLACLGIMLVLPLGCCLIPFFIDGTKDVVHTCPNCYQEVGKWSRL; from the exons ATGAGCGTGTTTTACG ATACGAACTATATGATGGCGGACCCTCCACCATATTCAGAATTACGAG ATGAAAGATGTCCTATTTCTCCTGGTAAAAGCAAACAACAGACGATCTACGTTCAAGGACCACCAATAATCATTCAGATCTTCCGGGATACTCCTGTCCGAATACAGTGCCAGTACTGTCAAGCGGAAGTGTTCACAGCTACTCACCACGAAAATGGTGCCGTCACGTGGCTCGCGTGTTTAGGCATAATGCTTGT ACTGCCATTAGGCTGTTGCCTTATACCTTTCTTCATTGACGGTACCAAAGACGTCGTTCATACCTGCCCTAACTGTTACCAGGAGGTTGGCAAGTGGAGTCGTTTATAG
- the LOC127845286 gene encoding lipopolysaccharide-induced tumor necrosis factor-alpha factor homolog: protein MTDFGGVTPLEIGGRGFTLAVERSVTSTEEHLVGNNRPYLKLVSVTSDQLTMSAPPPPYSEKTTLQYETTPIYPPQHQVDSAVYVQPHAVYVQAFRNVPVRMHCQYCQAEIVTSTYTDNGTLTWIACFIIFLFFPLGCCLIPFCMDSMKDVVHRCPNCKQQVGRWNRM from the exons atgacggacttcggcggagtgaccccccttgaaatcggtgggcgtggcttcactctcgctgtcgaaaggtcagtTACAAGTACTGAAGAACACCTTGTAGGAAATAACCGCCCCTATCTAAAGTTAGTAAGCGTCACAAG TGATCAATTAACCATGAGTGCCCCACCACCTCCATATTCAGAGAAAACGACGCTTCAGT ACGAGACGACCCCCATTTACCCGCCACAACATCAAGTCGACAGTGCCGTGTACGTGCAACCACATGCTGTTTACGTCCAAGCCTTCCGAAATGTGCCCGTCCGAATGCACTGCCAGTATTGCCAAGCTGAAATCGTGACGTCAACGTACACAGACAACGGAACGCTTACTTGGATAgcatgttttatcatatttttatt TTTTCCCCTTGGATGCTGTCTCATCCCATTTTGTATGGACTCAATGAAGGACGTCGTGCACAGGTGTCCCAACTGTAAGCAGCAGGTCGGCAGGTGGAACCGCATGTGA